From the genome of Triticum aestivum cultivar Chinese Spring chromosome 1A, IWGSC CS RefSeq v2.1, whole genome shotgun sequence:
TTCCAACTCAAGCAGGCGATGCCTTGAAAGCACGAGGATTGGGCTTGTGCATGTATCAGGAGGTTCTCTCTCGGAGGAGCAAGTGTTGCAGCAACTTAAGAAACTTGTTCCGGCGGAGTTTCGTTGGACTCTTGTGTTGATAGAAGAAAATGTCTTTAAGGTGGACTTCACAAGGAAGGAAGATCGGGCTCGTCTCATGGTGTTTATAGTATTTGTGAGGTACCGGACAATACATGTTTTCTCGAATTCGAGGAGTGGTCTAGCCGTGAGCCTGAGGGTCTACCGCTGCATGAGATTTGGGTGAGGTTTCATGGGGCTCCGTCTAGGCCACTGAATGACTTTTATGGGGTTTTGAAGGCGGGGAGTTTGGATGATGTTCCTGAGACACCAGCCGCGGCAGGGGCGTGGATGGTGCCGATCTCGTGGGGTTTGCTCCAGCACCATCCACTCCCGCTCCACCTCCAATGACACTCGCTCCACCTCCGGCCAACAATCAAGTACATGCGGTTGtgcatattttattttattttagcgGTTAGTTTTTTTTGGCGGTTGCTACTCCGAATTGATTAGATTGTGTAGATTCAATTGTGCACCGGAAGCAACATGCATGCCGGACTACCTAgtacctagtactccctccgtcccaaataagATGCAGGCCGGActatctaatactccctccgtcccaaattacttgttgtagaaatggatgtatttaaaattaaaaatacatttagatacaccCATTTCCGCGATAAGCATTCAagaggatggagggagtacatggttACGATCAAACACTCAGAGAGTTTGAAGCGCTTGATTAGGCTAGGCCGCTATGGAACATGGGGGCGGGTGCACTTTTAAAAAAGTTTCCGCGCTACTGCTTCACCTAAAAGGACGCATAAATATATTTTTGCGGCTCGGCACGAGCTAAAGCGCTAAAGATGATCTGGAAACCTCGATCCGGTGATGATCATGTGTTTCAAGAAAAAAATATAGTACGGTCTCAGAAAACAAAAGGTTTATAGTTCAGCTCAGCATTCTTTCTTGGAGGACCGGTTCAGCTGATTTATGAGCACAGCGACGTGGGGAGCAGTACGCGTGTGGCGTCTCCGCTTCCGCCGGATCAAAACGATGAGGCATCGCTGTCAACGATAATATTCTAGTAGGCAGTTGCGTCTAAACTGATAAAACAAAAAATGTTACTACTATACGGTTCCATGCGCCACTCGTGCGAGATTTTTTGAACCAGTAAACGATCTAACTGGACCCAATTCAGAAGAACCACAGAAAAGTTGGACGACTGAACAGGAGGAAAAAGCTGTGTTCGACATCGACGAACGAATCAGAGGTGTTGTGCAGGGTTAGCTGACCGTGATGTAGAGCACGGAGGAGGCGACGATGGTGCGGTACCGCCCGAGCCACGagtcggcgacggcggcgccgaGCAGCGGCAGCATCGACGCGGCGCCCGACCACGCGTtgacggccgcggcggcggccgccgtGCTCTCGCCGAGCGGGCCGGTGAGGTAGCTGATGAGGTTGGAGGAGATGCCGTAGTACGCGAACCGCTCCGCCACCTCCACCCCTTGAGTCGCCGTGGAAAGCATGTAGCGCCCACCCCTGATTAGCGAATGAATCGAGCCGAGAAAGCAAAGCTAGGGGGGAGCGAGATCGTGGCAGGCTTACAGATGATGAACAGAGCCGACCTCCAGCcgccggtggcggggcggtggccggCGCGAGGGAGGAGCGGCTCGGGGTCTGGCGCCATGGGTAGCGGCCGGGGCGCTGTGTGTGTGAGGAGGATGCGCGCGGTGGGCTGACAGGTGATGGCTTGAAGACCTTGAGAAGGAGGTGTCGTGTTCTAATGCATAGCGATCAGCGGTGGGGACGGGATGGCGCGCCTGGTGATTCTGTTTCTCGTGTTATacattttttttttgaggggggttTCTCGTGTTATACATGGGCTTCATGGATCAAGAACCTAGGCTTACCTTCCATTTTTTTTCTCTGATCGGGGGCCCATGATTTTGGGGGGCCCTGTGCGGTCGGCCAGTTTGGCACCCCTCATCGACGGGCCTGTAGACCAATATATTGTCCACGTAAGAAGAAGCTACTTTGAGCTTATGGGTAAAATGAACCATGCAAATATGTCATGTTTAGGCTTTTGTAAACTTCAATGTTTATACTTTCAACCCCTTGAGCTAAGCGAGGATGTCCGCGGGGAGAAGGAGGCCCCCCTGAAAATACGAATATTTAGAGGAAGATGGCGAGGAGGAGAAAATACTGACATAACAAGTTAACAACACAGAAAAAACGGAAAGTGAAACGCCTAGGAGAAGCTGGAGGAGGGAGATCTAGAAGTAGTAGGGAGCTGCTCTGCCAAGCTCGCAATGACCTTGGCAGATTTTCTCGCCGGAGACTAGGCTCCCGTCAACCTCTGACCTCAGTTCAAACTAACCACcattcaaaactgcgacacttatttttAATGGATGAAGTAGATGGAACTGGATCTTCTAACATACACAAGGATGTTAGAGAAGCTACAGTACCTAACTTTCTTTCTGTTAATCCATACAATTAAGGCTAAAATAATTTAAATTAATTTTTAAATTACAAATCTAGTATGCACATTCATAGTAATTACATACAAACAAGTTGACGGCGAGATAAAATTAATTTTGGATTTTTTATATATACAATAATTACCAAAATTAAATAACTTGCTAATAGTCTGTAACATCCCTTCTTCATTTTACACTAGACGAGCACTGTAGCACCTTGACTTCCCCTCTCTAAAGTTAGGGCGGTGGTCAGCGTACTCGTCTACTATAACTTTACTGATGCTGCTTGCAATTGTACTGTATACCTGGCCACAGATCCATTGTACATAGACGGATGTATCAGTCTCGCTCAGTGAACATTGACAAGCTTTCTCTTGTAAACGTAAGCCGCCGAGAAGTAGAGGAAAGCAAGAAGCTCCAGCGCGCTGAGAGCGGCAAGGAGCATGTAGAAGTAATCAAGATGGCCCCTGTTGAGGTTGTCGGCGAACCAGCTCGTCCCGCCGCCCCTCCTCGTCAACCCGTCGATGACCGAGATGAGGAAGCTGCTGATGAAGCTGCCGACGCCGAGGACGCTGAGGTAGAGCGCGAGCCCGAGGCTCTTGAGCTCGGCGGGCATCTGGTCGTAGAAGAACTCCTGCATGCCGACCATGGCGAACACGTCCGCCGCGCCCAGGAGCACGTACTGCGGCACGATCCACCACAGGCTCATGGGCACCACCGCGCCGGGCTGATCGACCACGCCGGCGTCCCTCGCCGCGCCGAGCCGCCTCATCTCCACCAGCGCGGCGGCCACGAGCGCGGAGAGGGCGAGGGCCATGCCCGTGCCGATCCGCTGGAGCATGGTGATGCCCGACGCCACGCCGGTGATCCTGCGCGCCACGGGCACCAGGACGCGGTCGTACAGCACGATGCACGCGATGACGCTGACGCCCAAGAAGCACTGGACCGCCGCGGGCGGCACCTCCAACGACGACGACCCGATCCTACGGTCAAGCGTCGCCGCCTGCTTTGTGAACAGCGTCGGCGGCTGCGCGAACACCACGCCATAGAGCAGACACGTCGCCCAGATCGGGAACAGCCTCGCCAGGCCCCTCACCTCCTCCATGAGCACGTCGTCCTCCGCGCAGTCACCGTGCTGCACCAGGGCACCACCCTCCGGCGACCTCTTGCGCCATGCCTTGACGGCCTTGCCGACACGCGAGAACGCGCTGGCGCCCTCGCCGTGGCCGGAGTCGTAGAACCGGTACGTCCTGGTGCCGAGCAGGAAGACGACGAGCGCGAGCAGCATGATCACGCACGGCACGCCGAAGCCGAGGCCCCAGCTGACGTTGTCCTGGACGTAGCTCATGATCGCGACGGTCACGGTGGCGCTCCCGCAGACCCCGAagtaccaccagttgaagaaggAGCCTCGCGACGACGACTCGCCGGGGTCCGTCACGTCGAACTGGTCGGCGCCGAAGGCCTGCACGCAGGGCTTGTGGCCGCTCTGCGCGATGGCCACCAGGTAGAGCGAGACGTAGAAGAAGGCCGTCTGGAGGGAGGAAGGCGGGCATTCTCGCCGGCCGTCGGCCGTGAAGTTGCACTGTTGGCTCTTGGGCGTCGGGAACATGGACGAGAGCGTCAGCATGCCCAGGCCCTGCAGAAGTGCCGATTGTCAGTTCGCATTTGTGAGTTTCTGAATTTTTACTTTCCCGTGC
Proteins encoded in this window:
- the LOC123057064 gene encoding protein NRT1/ PTR FAMILY 5.10 — protein: MGLLRTEEWVTTSSPPVQEASSSQRLIRISEELTPTALPLPSRPSSMAPESDSGSSAPLLRAGSGHRHATGGWRSALFIIWVEVAERFAYYGISSNLISYLTGPLGESTAAAAAAVNAWSGTASMLPLLGAAVADSWLGRYRTIVASSVLYVTGLGMLTLSSMFPTPKSQQCNFTADGRRECPPSSLQTAFFYVSLYLVAIAQSGHKPCVQAFGADQFDVTDPGESSSRGSFFNWWYFGVCGSATVTVAIMSYVQDNVSWGLGFGVPCVIMLLALVVFLLGTRTYRFYDSGHGEGASAFSRVGKAVKAWRKRSPEGGALVQHGDCAEDDVLMEEVRGLARLFPIWATCLLYGVVFAQPPTLFTKQAATLDRRIGSSSLEVPPAAVQCFLGVSVIACIVLYDRVLVPVARRITGVASGITMLQRIGTGMALALSALVAAALVEMRRLGAARDAGVVDQPGAVVPMSLWWIVPQYVLLGAADVFAMVGMQEFFYDQMPAELKSLGLALYLSVLGVGSFISSFLISVIDGLTRRGGGTSWFADNLNRGHLDYFYMLLAALSALELLAFLYFSAAYVYKRKLVNVH